A stretch of the Saccharolobus caldissimus genome encodes the following:
- the ppcA gene encoding phosphoenolpyruvate carboxylase — protein sequence MRLIPRTMSTQHPDNARVPEWARSEVIEGEDEIIEAFIAYNTYGVHEVMWDAEGKDVDTHVVRKLLSSYPDYFKEHVLGKDIFLTYRLPNPKVEGADRKVFAETMESIPITYDLAEKFYGKGVTVPVFEVILPMTTDHLELIGVAKYYEKAVAGEDEIELYDGIKVKDLVGEIYPKSIEVIPLVEDRDSLQNVDKIVGEYWKVIRPKYVRVFLARSDPAMNYGMVSAVLSVKIALSKLYKLSESLNVPIYPIIGVGSLPFRGHLSPENYERTLKEYRGIYTFTIQSAFKYDYDLEKARNAINNINSSKIEPAEKLSEYEENVLRKITILYTQHYQPIIESLAKMINDVSVLLPRRRARKLHIGLFGYSRNTGKVTLPRAISFVGSLYSVGIPPEIIGVSSLDKLNEEEWDIFNRNYIYFKYDLERSARFFNWDSLDLIKTIWNIEQDVIKKLENNAKYIEEVLGVKVGGNDYESRKHGLLSSLFLLSFKEKIYQESKKYIYEMALIRKSLG from the coding sequence ATGAGACTAATACCGCGTACAATGTCAACTCAACATCCAGATAACGCAAGAGTGCCAGAATGGGCTAGAAGCGAGGTTATAGAGGGTGAAGATGAGATCATAGAAGCTTTCATAGCATATAACACTTACGGCGTTCATGAGGTTATGTGGGATGCAGAAGGTAAGGATGTGGATACACACGTTGTAAGGAAATTGTTATCCTCATATCCTGATTACTTTAAAGAACACGTGTTAGGTAAGGATATATTTTTAACGTATAGACTACCTAACCCTAAAGTGGAAGGTGCAGATAGGAAAGTTTTCGCTGAGACTATGGAAAGTATACCGATAACTTACGATTTAGCAGAGAAATTTTATGGTAAAGGCGTTACAGTGCCCGTCTTTGAAGTAATTTTACCTATGACAACTGATCATCTTGAATTAATTGGAGTTGCAAAATATTATGAGAAAGCGGTAGCTGGAGAGGACGAGATAGAACTTTATGATGGTATAAAGGTTAAAGATCTGGTAGGTGAGATATATCCTAAAAGTATAGAAGTAATCCCTTTAGTAGAAGATAGAGATTCCCTACAAAATGTAGACAAAATAGTAGGTGAATATTGGAAAGTAATAAGGCCAAAATATGTGAGAGTTTTCTTAGCTAGGTCTGACCCAGCTATGAATTATGGCATGGTATCTGCTGTATTGTCAGTTAAAATAGCACTTAGCAAATTGTATAAGTTATCAGAGTCGTTAAACGTCCCAATCTATCCCATAATTGGTGTGGGTTCTCTTCCCTTTAGAGGACATCTATCTCCTGAAAATTATGAACGTACACTAAAAGAATATAGAGGTATTTATACATTTACTATACAATCTGCATTCAAATACGATTATGACTTAGAAAAAGCAAGAAACGCAATCAATAATATAAATAGCTCTAAAATTGAGCCAGCCGAAAAATTAAGTGAGTATGAAGAGAACGTATTAAGGAAAATAACTATCCTTTATACTCAGCATTACCAGCCGATAATTGAAAGTTTAGCTAAGATGATTAATGACGTTTCAGTACTACTCCCTAGAAGAAGAGCTAGAAAATTGCATATTGGCCTTTTTGGATATTCTAGAAATACTGGAAAAGTAACATTACCTAGAGCTATTTCTTTTGTAGGTTCTCTTTATTCAGTCGGAATTCCCCCAGAAATTATCGGAGTTTCCTCTTTAGATAAATTAAATGAGGAAGAATGGGATATATTCAATAGAAATTACATATACTTTAAGTATGATTTGGAAAGATCGGCTAGGTTCTTTAACTGGGACTCTTTAGATCTAATTAAAACAATTTGGAATATAGAACAAGATGTAATTAAAAAATTAGAAAATAATGCGAAATATATAGAAGAAGTTTTAGGGGTGAAAGTAGGAGGTAATGATTACGAAAGCAGAAAACATGGTCTCCTATCTTCTTTATTTTTATTGTCTTTCAAAGAGAAAATCTATCAAGAATCTAAGAAGTATATATATGAGATGGCATTAATTAGGAAATCTTTGGGATGA
- a CDS encoding NAD(P)H-hydrate dehydratase → MISVNEMRALEINSSALGVPTLLLMENAGRSVKDEIIKRIDVNGKLVYVYVGHGGKGGDGLVAARHLAGEGAKVTVILLGENKHEDALFNQNAIEEMDYSINLIRIKDVSELKPISADVLIDAMLGTGFSGRPREPFRTAIKVFNESKGFKVSIDVPSGLDADTGNVYDDEYVKPDLVITFHDVKTGLAKHNFNVVVKKIGIPPEAQIYVGPGDVIVNIKSRPFTAKKGDNGRVLVIGGSYTFSGAPTLAAMAALRTGADLVYVAAPEETAKIIAGYSPDLISIKLQGKNISPDNLNELKPWIDKSDVVIIGPGMGLSEETVEASKLIVSYLKEKRKPAVIDADALKAISGFELYDKVVITPHAGEFKIFFGEEPSKNIRERIEQVINNARKCKCVVLLKGFVDVISNGVEFKLNKTGNPGMTVGGSGDTLTGIVGTLMAQKLDPFKAAYIGVFVNSLAGSLAYNKLGAHLTPTDILIEIPNVLNNPLEAFKKKVYKRVIT, encoded by the coding sequence ATGATTTCAGTTAATGAGATGAGGGCACTAGAAATAAATAGTAGTGCATTAGGTGTGCCTACTTTGCTATTAATGGAAAACGCAGGGAGATCAGTTAAAGACGAAATAATTAAAAGAATTGATGTTAACGGTAAGTTGGTTTATGTTTATGTAGGTCATGGAGGAAAAGGAGGAGACGGATTAGTTGCGGCAAGACATCTAGCTGGCGAAGGTGCTAAAGTTACAGTAATTTTATTAGGTGAGAATAAGCACGAGGATGCTTTATTTAATCAAAATGCAATTGAAGAAATGGACTATTCGATTAACCTAATAAGGATAAAGGATGTCAGCGAGTTAAAGCCAATTTCTGCTGACGTTTTAATTGATGCGATGTTAGGTACAGGATTTTCGGGAAGACCTAGAGAACCCTTCAGAACAGCCATAAAAGTATTTAATGAAAGTAAAGGATTCAAAGTTTCAATTGATGTTCCTTCTGGTTTAGATGCTGATACTGGAAATGTATATGATGACGAATATGTAAAACCGGATTTAGTAATAACTTTTCATGATGTTAAAACGGGTTTAGCTAAACATAATTTTAACGTAGTAGTTAAAAAGATAGGCATTCCTCCAGAGGCTCAAATATATGTTGGTCCAGGTGATGTGATAGTAAATATCAAGAGTAGACCATTTACTGCTAAGAAAGGAGATAACGGAAGGGTATTAGTAATAGGAGGTAGCTATACTTTTAGTGGTGCTCCTACACTTGCAGCTATGGCTGCTTTAAGGACGGGTGCTGATTTAGTATATGTAGCAGCTCCAGAGGAAACTGCTAAGATTATTGCAGGCTACTCTCCAGATTTAATTAGTATAAAACTACAAGGGAAAAATATATCTCCAGATAATTTGAACGAGTTAAAGCCTTGGATAGATAAGTCAGATGTAGTAATTATTGGTCCTGGAATGGGTTTAAGTGAAGAAACTGTTGAAGCTTCTAAACTCATTGTCTCTTACCTAAAGGAAAAAAGGAAACCAGCCGTAATAGATGCAGATGCGCTTAAGGCAATTAGTGGGTTCGAACTTTACGATAAGGTAGTTATAACTCCACATGCAGGAGAATTTAAAATATTTTTTGGCGAAGAACCTAGTAAGAATATTAGGGAAAGAATAGAACAAGTAATTAATAATGCTAGAAAATGTAAATGTGTTGTTTTACTTAAGGGGTTTGTAGACGTAATAAGTAATGGTGTCGAATTCAAATTAAATAAAACTGGAAATCCTGGCATGACAGTTGGGGGTAGTGGTGACACGTTAACTGGAATAGTGGGTACTTTAATGGCTCAAAAATTAGATCCTTTTAAGGCTGCATATATAGGAGTTTTTGTAAATAGTTTAGCGGGCTCTTTAGCGTATAATAAATTAGGCGCCCATTTGACTCCTACTGATATATTAATTGAGATTCCTAATGTGCTTAATAATCCCTTAGAAGCGTTTAAAAAGAAGGTATATAAAAGAGTTATAACTTAG
- a CDS encoding DUF2250 domain-containing protein — translation MSNINNEEINIIKEKLKVVLKDVRYLTILKHLKKANVDYGKSIMLNTKIKLADIIDLLDNLEKLGLIERVQGATLKNTEAKFKLSSEVHKHHTYYRLTREGDHLLRYLDEKMLVDTYIDIIKDDKFALDILRFADELNADHALTYAKLIHKKLEEVIPKLEELVKMGLLEEKNSKIIKFADRKAKPKKETRTHHKYYGLSKIGELVVRELKKKGIMPK, via the coding sequence ATGAGTAATATAAACAATGAAGAAATAAACATAATAAAGGAAAAATTAAAAGTAGTGTTGAAGGACGTTAGATATCTTACGATATTAAAACATCTGAAAAAGGCTAATGTGGATTATGGGAAATCTATAATGTTGAACACAAAAATAAAACTAGCAGATATAATAGATCTATTGGACAATCTAGAAAAATTAGGATTAATAGAGAGAGTACAAGGTGCTACTTTAAAGAATACTGAGGCTAAATTTAAGTTAAGTTCTGAAGTTCATAAACATCATACATATTATAGATTAACAAGGGAAGGAGATCACTTATTAAGATATCTTGATGAGAAAATGTTAGTAGATACATATATAGACATAATTAAAGACGATAAATTCGCATTAGATATTTTAAGATTTGCCGATGAGTTAAATGCAGATCATGCTTTAACTTACGCGAAATTAATTCATAAAAAATTAGAGGAAGTAATTCCTAAGTTAGAGGAATTAGTAAAGATGGGTCTTTTAGAGGAAAAGAACTCAAAAATAATAAAATTTGCAGATAGGAAAGCTAAACCTAAAAAGGAGACTAGAACTCACCATAAATATTATGGTTTATCTAAAATTGGCGAGTTAGTTGTAAGGGAATTAAAGAAAAAAGGTATTATGCCTAAATAA
- a CDS encoding alpha/beta fold hydrolase: protein MQQLQDKFVDVNGLKIHYIEYGDGKPVLLFHGARFNARTWEQTGTISAIASTSYKAISVDFPGFGKSEGSKSEDLSEFIYSFMNTMKIDKAILLGASMGGEAVLGFSVKYTNLVSGLILVGAVGVKRYSNLLYKLTGIPILLIWGANDNVSPKENYELILNKLKDAKLEIVGSQHACYLDDPVTFNQKIVEFLKGLR, encoded by the coding sequence ATGCAACAATTACAAGATAAGTTTGTGGACGTTAATGGATTAAAAATTCATTACATAGAGTACGGCGATGGTAAACCAGTACTATTGTTTCATGGTGCGCGCTTTAATGCGAGAACATGGGAGCAAACTGGGACTATAAGTGCTATAGCTTCTACAAGTTACAAAGCAATTTCAGTTGATTTTCCAGGATTTGGAAAATCAGAGGGAAGTAAATCAGAAGACCTTTCAGAGTTCATTTATTCCTTCATGAACACTATGAAGATAGATAAGGCCATATTATTAGGGGCTTCAATGGGCGGAGAAGCTGTATTAGGATTCTCAGTTAAATACACTAATTTAGTCTCCGGCCTTATATTAGTTGGTGCAGTTGGAGTAAAAAGATACAGTAATTTATTGTATAAGTTAACCGGAATTCCTATTTTGCTTATTTGGGGCGCAAATGATAATGTATCACCTAAAGAAAATTATGAATTAATATTAAATAAGTTAAAAGATGCTAAACTAGAAATAGTAGGTAGTCAACACGCATGTTATTTGGACGATCCCGTAACTTTCAATCAAAAAATTGTAGAGTTCCTTAAGGGATTAAGATGA
- a CDS encoding dihydrodipicolinate synthase family protein codes for MRDNIVSLVTPFDEKEEINFDALYQLLDFQIKNGIKNFWILGTSGEFNMLNLDEKILLVTKIRERINGKIYAGINENSTRNSLFLAKKFYDIGVDFIFSIPPLYHRPSEKGLILYFSELRKIDLPLYLYYIPSYTGYNINLETIEKMIRDGILDGMKYTTSDFVKFLEYLNNLKSISNKFKIFIGEDRMILQALINGADGAVSGVANVVPELVNNLYLEFERNNIQKAIELQLIINKLANVLNKGDYPSGLKIGLKYRGINVGKVRKPLMEDSRAEGEIYNMLKELGL; via the coding sequence GTGAGAGACAATATAGTATCCTTAGTAACACCGTTTGATGAAAAAGAAGAAATAAATTTTGATGCATTATATCAACTGTTAGATTTTCAAATAAAAAATGGTATTAAAAATTTCTGGATACTAGGAACTAGTGGAGAATTTAATATGCTAAACCTAGATGAAAAAATACTTCTTGTAACTAAAATACGTGAGAGAATTAACGGAAAAATATATGCAGGAATTAATGAAAATTCTACTAGAAATAGCTTGTTTCTTGCAAAAAAATTTTATGATATAGGAGTAGATTTTATTTTTTCCATACCTCCACTCTATCATAGACCATCAGAGAAAGGTTTAATATTATACTTTAGTGAATTACGTAAAATAGATCTACCACTTTATCTTTATTACATTCCTTCATATACTGGATATAATATTAATTTAGAAACTATTGAGAAGATGATTAGGGACGGAATATTAGACGGTATGAAATATACTACATCAGATTTCGTGAAATTCTTAGAATATTTAAATAATTTAAAATCAATAAGTAATAAGTTTAAAATATTTATAGGTGAAGATAGAATGATACTACAAGCTTTAATAAACGGAGCAGACGGTGCGGTATCTGGTGTAGCTAATGTAGTACCAGAATTAGTAAATAATCTATATCTAGAATTTGAAAGAAACAATATACAAAAAGCTATAGAGTTGCAACTTATTATTAATAAACTTGCTAATGTGCTTAACAAAGGAGATTATCCGAGCGGTCTAAAGATAGGTTTAAAGTATAGGGGCATTAACGTGGGAAAAGTGAGAAAACCTTTAATGGAGGATAGTAGAGCTGAGGGTGAAATATATAATATGCTTAAAGAATTAGGATTATGA
- a CDS encoding ATPase yields the protein MRILVNGLLSLDSGKTSFSLSLIRLFYQVGVKLFPLKPVAGHNAWYSFNTLLRSEELGILAGNDALKYFDETKYDIRKINPFAVLFVPIDLEKLNYNVSLYNMIMEYGYPYLIRISDCNSNTDTYLVNSSAESYVPKPLLRFISNLALKFHAKPSDRLREVIDMSPQLADSCVVNIIRTNPDVIIESYNDSASPTYYSTDVDYVFIVSPAKAFLIKGEEFKRVMSLFSIPPWNVRVSSLIKYLKIERSFEIDIGERVAKEEILDVIFKS from the coding sequence ATGAGGATACTAGTAAATGGTCTATTGTCTCTAGATTCTGGAAAAACGTCTTTTTCATTATCTCTTATTAGGTTATTTTATCAAGTAGGTGTGAAATTATTTCCATTAAAACCAGTTGCAGGTCATAATGCATGGTATAGTTTTAACACTCTTTTAAGAAGTGAAGAATTAGGCATTTTAGCTGGGAATGATGCACTAAAATACTTTGATGAGACTAAATATGATATAAGGAAAATAAATCCATTTGCAGTATTATTTGTGCCTATTGATCTAGAAAAATTAAACTATAATGTTTCTTTGTATAATATGATAATGGAATACGGATATCCATATTTAATTAGGATAAGTGATTGTAACTCTAATACAGATACTTATTTAGTTAACAGCAGTGCTGAAAGTTATGTTCCAAAACCCTTATTAAGATTTATTAGTAATCTAGCACTTAAATTCCACGCAAAACCTTCAGATAGATTAAGAGAAGTAATTGATATGTCTCCTCAACTTGCGGACAGTTGCGTTGTAAATATAATTAGGACAAATCCAGATGTAATAATAGAATCCTATAACGATTCTGCCTCGCCCACATATTATTCTACTGATGTAGATTACGTATTTATTGTATCTCCAGCAAAAGCTTTCCTCATTAAAGGAGAAGAATTTAAGAGAGTTATGTCATTATTTTCTATACCACCTTGGAATGTAAGAGTTTCAAGCTTAATAAAATACCTAAAGATTGAAAGAAGTTTTGAAATCGATATAGGAGAAAGAGTAGCAAAAGAAGAGATATTAGATGTGATTTTTAAATCTTAA
- a CDS encoding NAD(P)/FAD-dependent oxidoreductase — MTKVLVLGARFGGLTSAYTLKRLVGNKAEIKVINNSRFTYFRPAFPHVAVGVKDVDEITIDLTKALPEKGIIFQQGEVEKIDAKSGLVYYKKPDGNKVEEDYDYLIIAIGAHLATELIKGWEMYGYSVCEAEYALKLREKLANFQGGIIAIGSGPFYQGKSPRPKVPEHYVPVADAACEGPVFELSLMLHGYFKKKGMLNKVKMVIFSPGEYLSDLSPMSRKIVREMYKQLGIELIDNFRIKEIREKEIIDENGKKIESDLTILIPPYTGNPALKNSTPDLIDDAGFVPTDTNMVSLKYENIYAVGDANSITIPKLGYLAVKTGTIAAQHLANRLGVQTKIDQYYPTIVCVADNPFEGFGVAVKDDTWYKGSISIADPSPLNHLKKELFTKYFMWTKGDMALEKYLASW, encoded by the coding sequence ATGACTAAAGTACTAGTTTTAGGAGCTAGATTCGGAGGATTAACCTCTGCTTATACCTTAAAAAGACTAGTAGGTAATAAAGCAGAGATAAAAGTAATTAACAACTCTAGATTTACGTACTTCAGACCTGCGTTTCCGCACGTAGCAGTAGGAGTTAAAGATGTAGACGAGATAACCATAGATCTCACTAAAGCCTTGCCAGAGAAAGGAATAATTTTTCAACAAGGTGAAGTTGAGAAAATTGACGCTAAAAGCGGATTAGTATACTATAAAAAACCAGACGGCAATAAAGTAGAGGAAGACTACGATTATCTAATTATAGCTATAGGTGCTCATTTAGCAACGGAATTAATTAAAGGATGGGAAATGTATGGTTATAGCGTATGTGAGGCTGAATATGCATTAAAACTAAGAGAGAAATTAGCAAACTTTCAAGGAGGAATAATAGCTATAGGTTCTGGACCTTTTTATCAAGGTAAAAGCCCTAGACCTAAAGTACCAGAACATTATGTTCCAGTTGCAGACGCTGCTTGTGAAGGACCCGTCTTTGAGTTATCATTAATGCTTCATGGATACTTCAAAAAGAAAGGAATGCTAAACAAGGTCAAAATGGTAATATTCTCTCCAGGTGAGTACTTGTCTGATTTGTCACCAATGTCAAGAAAAATTGTCCGAGAAATGTATAAGCAATTAGGAATAGAACTTATAGATAATTTTAGGATAAAAGAAATACGAGAAAAGGAGATAATAGATGAAAATGGAAAGAAAATTGAGTCAGATCTAACTATATTGATTCCTCCTTATACTGGAAATCCTGCTTTAAAGAATTCAACCCCAGATTTAATAGATGACGCGGGATTTGTACCAACTGATACGAATATGGTTTCGTTAAAATACGAAAACATCTATGCAGTAGGAGATGCTAATTCAATAACAATACCTAAGTTAGGGTATTTAGCTGTAAAGACTGGAACGATAGCTGCACAACACTTAGCCAATAGATTAGGCGTGCAAACCAAAATTGATCAATATTATCCTACTATCGTATGTGTAGCCGATAACCCATTTGAAGGCTTTGGCGTTGCAGTGAAGGACGATACATGGTATAAAGGTTCCATATCCATAGCAGATCCTTCACCACTAAATCATTTGAAAAAAGAATTGTTTACCAAATATTTTATGTGGACAAAGGGAGATATGGCACTTGAGAAGTATTTAGCAAGTTGGTGA
- a CDS encoding DUF1641 domain-containing protein, which translates to MQYELSSLDRLLTQEKLDSMNRLLDIITDMDKVGMLDVIKGILEDEDTLGKIIGFLTENNTLSLIYNWNKLIYLINNLIDENSINNIQFIFNLIDKMKKSGVIDPIMGLLNDEEYLGKIISAIINDFTLNLFNHWERIMRDLKNIDLESFKYYTLLVSATGEALKTENVKPITSIWEIYKLLKDPDVQRGLGVAVSILKHIGKLYTPEKGLAFKVEQLG; encoded by the coding sequence ATGCAATACGAGCTGAGTTCGTTGGATAGATTGCTAACTCAAGAAAAATTGGATTCAATGAACAGATTACTTGATATAATAACTGACATGGACAAGGTAGGAATGCTTGATGTAATTAAAGGTATATTAGAGGATGAAGATACTTTAGGAAAAATAATTGGATTTCTAACCGAAAACAATACATTAAGTCTAATTTATAATTGGAATAAACTCATATATTTAATTAATAATCTAATAGATGAAAATTCTATAAATAATATTCAATTTATTTTCAATTTAATAGATAAAATGAAGAAATCTGGAGTTATAGATCCTATAATGGGATTATTAAACGATGAAGAGTATTTAGGAAAAATAATAAGCGCAATAATAAACGATTTTACACTTAATCTCTTCAATCATTGGGAACGAATAATGAGAGATTTAAAAAATATTGATCTAGAGAGCTTTAAATATTATACATTATTAGTATCTGCGACCGGTGAAGCACTAAAAACCGAGAACGTAAAACCCATCACAAGCATTTGGGAAATTTACAAACTATTAAAAGATCCAGACGTACAACGAGGATTAGGAGTTGCGGTATCGATACTTAAACATATAGGCAAGTTGTACACACCAGAGAAAGGATTAGCTTTTAAAGTAGAACAATTAGGTTAA
- a CDS encoding peroxiredoxin, with amino-acid sequence MNLGDEAPDFEAESTIGKIKLSNYRGKKVVLYFYPKSFTSGCTRELQRFTELYEEFKKLNTEIIGVSVDSISTQKKFAEKYGAKFPLVADKEKQISQLYGVLNEKGTSAQRVTFIINEQGKIVNILKNLKKAEEHADKSLEIIKGLST; translated from the coding sequence ATGAATTTAGGGGACGAGGCTCCAGATTTTGAGGCAGAATCAACAATTGGTAAAATAAAATTATCAAATTATAGGGGAAAGAAAGTAGTATTGTACTTTTATCCTAAATCTTTTACTAGCGGTTGTACTAGAGAACTTCAAAGGTTTACAGAGCTATATGAGGAGTTTAAAAAACTAAATACGGAGATAATAGGGGTAAGTGTAGATAGTATAAGTACTCAGAAAAAATTCGCCGAGAAGTATGGGGCTAAATTTCCTTTAGTAGCTGATAAGGAAAAACAAATCTCCCAACTATATGGGGTTCTTAATGAGAAAGGCACAAGTGCACAAAGAGTTACCTTTATTATAAATGAACAAGGAAAAATAGTAAATATACTAAAAAACCTTAAAAAAGCAGAAGAGCATGCCGATAAGTCGTTAGAAATTATAAAAGGATTATCAACATAA
- a CDS encoding cobalamin B12-binding domain-containing protein — MTIKRVKVLVAKLGLDGHDRGAKVVARALKDAGMEVVYTGLRQTPEQIVKAAIQEDADVIGISILSGAHLELIPKVIQLMRQNGLNDVGLIVGGVIPPEDITKLKDMGVDEVFLPGSSLKEIIDKVKKIAREKRGINVE; from the coding sequence ATGACAATAAAAAGGGTTAAGGTTCTCGTAGCAAAACTTGGTTTAGATGGACATGATAGGGGTGCAAAAGTAGTAGCAAGAGCATTAAAAGATGCTGGAATGGAAGTTGTGTATACTGGTTTAAGGCAAACTCCAGAACAGATAGTTAAGGCTGCAATTCAAGAAGACGCTGATGTAATAGGAATTAGTATACTTAGCGGGGCTCATTTGGAGCTGATTCCTAAGGTAATTCAGCTTATGAGACAAAATGGATTAAATGATGTAGGGCTAATAGTAGGTGGTGTGATACCACCAGAGGATATAACTAAACTAAAAGACATGGGAGTAGATGAAGTTTTCTTGCCTGGAAGTAGTCTTAAGGAAATAATTGATAAAGTTAAAAAAATTGCAAGGGAAAAAAGAGGTATAAATGTTGAATGA
- a CDS encoding winged helix-turn-helix domain-containing protein, with the protein MGEEELTGTAKKIYYYLLKQRKPAGIRKIQKDLNLSSPSIVSYHIRKLMEEGLVKEVENGYVVAKVIVEDYVKFKNTIIPRSLFLASFFLTSLVILIYLIFYHPFSAEIFSLIIISIATGTTIYDVIKKYRKLKSL; encoded by the coding sequence ATGGGAGAAGAGGAGCTAACAGGAACTGCTAAAAAAATTTACTATTACTTACTTAAACAGAGAAAACCAGCTGGAATTAGAAAAATTCAAAAAGATTTAAACTTAAGTTCACCTTCAATTGTTAGTTATCATATAAGAAAACTTATGGAGGAAGGTTTAGTAAAAGAAGTAGAAAACGGATACGTTGTGGCTAAAGTAATAGTAGAAGATTACGTGAAATTTAAAAATACAATTATTCCAAGATCTCTTTTTTTAGCATCGTTCTTCCTAACTTCATTGGTAATTTTAATTTATCTCATCTTCTATCATCCCTTTTCTGCCGAAATTTTCTCTTTAATAATCATTTCTATAGCTACAGGGACTACAATTTATGATGTTATAAAAAAATATAGAAAACTTAAATCTTTGTAA
- the meaB gene encoding methylmalonyl Co-A mutase-associated GTPase MeaB has protein sequence MLNELLDRAIKGDEIAIAKLLTKIEYMTEDGIHALDYLITKSGNSHVIGITGIPGAGKSTLIGGLIQEYVSRGHKVGVIVIDPSSPFTMGSFMGNRIRMQDKTLLKNVFIRSIASRGHLGGISAEALMLTEALDGLGYDRIIIETVGAGQTDTEISESVHTILVLTVPGTGDDIQALKAGIMEIGDIYIVNKADRPDADLTYNYIRFAIESSEMPFRDGWKPIVVKTIATRNEGIKELVDKIEEHREFLIRNELFRKKVLNRRMKILELMARKQLSEIVNKIIKEKDSILLKEPISISLRQIILQVKELLDKKYQNI, from the coding sequence ATGTTGAATGAACTATTAGATAGAGCTATAAAAGGTGATGAGATAGCAATAGCGAAACTACTAACAAAAATAGAATATATGACTGAAGATGGAATACATGCACTTGATTACTTAATTACTAAATCTGGAAACTCTCATGTAATAGGTATAACCGGAATTCCAGGTGCAGGAAAGAGTACACTTATAGGGGGTTTAATCCAAGAGTACGTATCAAGAGGACACAAGGTAGGAGTTATTGTAATTGATCCTTCAAGTCCCTTTACCATGGGCTCATTTATGGGTAATAGGATAAGAATGCAAGATAAGACTTTGTTAAAAAATGTATTTATAAGAAGTATAGCTTCAAGAGGGCATTTAGGGGGAATATCCGCAGAGGCTTTAATGCTAACTGAGGCTTTAGACGGGTTAGGTTATGATAGAATAATAATTGAAACCGTGGGTGCAGGGCAAACAGATACTGAAATCTCTGAATCCGTCCATACTATCCTAGTTCTTACTGTCCCAGGTACTGGTGATGATATTCAAGCATTAAAAGCTGGAATAATGGAAATTGGAGACATTTATATTGTAAATAAGGCAGATAGACCTGACGCTGATTTAACATATAACTACATAAGATTTGCTATAGAATCTTCTGAAATGCCTTTTAGGGATGGTTGGAAGCCAATAGTAGTTAAAACAATAGCAACTAGAAATGAAGGAATTAAGGAACTAGTTGATAAAATAGAAGAACATAGAGAGTTTCTTATACGTAACGAACTTTTTAGGAAAAAGGTATTAAATAGAAGAATGAAAATTTTGGAATTAATGGCTAGGAAACAGCTTAGCGAGATTGTAAATAAGATAATAAAGGAAAAAGATAGTATATTACTCAAAGAACCTATATCTATATCTCTTAGACAAATAATTCTACAAGTTAAAGAACTACTTGATAAAAAGTACCAGAATATTTAA